The genomic segment GCAATATCTTTCAGGTAATGGCCTGGGGTGGGCTGTTTTATCTTCTGGGTGAGTTTGATGACTTTGCCGTGGCCGTGTATCACTCGGCGGTGAACTTTGCCACTTTAGGTTACGGCGATATTGTGATGTCGCCCGAGCACGAACTGCTAGGCCCGCTGGAGGCATTAAACGGCGTGTTAATGGTGGGGGTGTCAACTGCAGCTCTGTCGCGCGCCTTCTCCGAAGCGCTTAAAGATCGCATCCCCC from the Gilvimarinus sp. DA14 genome contains:
- a CDS encoding ion channel is translated as MLMNFVLGISMMVFCLFLQGILVLVALRFFSRREHIVGASFAASMRVTAGMMAILILGNIFQVMAWGGLFYLLGEFDDFAVAVYHSAVNFATLGYGDIVMSPEHELLGPLEALNGVLMVGVSTAALSRAFSEALKDRIPQSH